The Streptomyces sp. NBC_00459 DNA segment GCGGTCAGCCAGCATCTGGCGAAGCTACGGCTCGCGGGGCTGGTGGAGACGCGGCGCGAGGGCCGGTACGTCCACTACAGCCTGCGCGACGGGCATCTGCGGCGCCTGGTGATGGAGGCGTTGAGCCACGCCGACCACAGGGTCAGCGGCAAGGCGCCGCACGACTGAGGGCCGGCGGATCGTCCTCGCCCCCGCCGCCCCCAGGGATGGGACGGGCAGGGGCGGCGGGGGCGAGGAAAGGCTGTCACTGCTGGGCGGCGCCCCGGCGTCGTACGAGAAGGACAGCCCCGCCGGCCACGACAACCACTGCCGCGCCGATGCCGATCCAGGCACCCGCGGACATTCCGCCGTCGTCCTCGCTCGTCGCCTCCGCCGATGGTGAGGCCGCCGCCTCCGAGGCCTCGGCCGTGGGTGTCGGCGTCACGGACGGAGACGGCGACTCGGACGCGGTCTCGCTCGGTGACGGAGCGATCGGCTTCGCACCCGGCGCCGCAGCCTTCAGCTTGAGGACCGGAGCGGGCTGCTCGCTGCTCTCGTCCAGTTCGATCCAGCGGTCGATCTTGCCGTCGCTGTAGGTCTGCAACGACTTGAAGGCGAGTTCCTTCACGTCGGGGAGCTGCCGTACGACGACGGAGTACTCGGCGTTCACGCCGGCCTTCAGAGCCGGGCCCTTGATCGTGTAGCCGTCGTCGGCGGTCGTGAACTTCCAGCCCTTGGGGCCCTCGCCGTAGGTCACGTCGCCGGGCGCGATGCCCTTGGGCAGGATCACGCGGACCGCGGCGATCCCCGCGGTGTCGGACTCCGCCTCCGCGTCGAAGGAGATCTCGACGTTCTCGGCGAGAGCCTGGGCCTTGTCGGACTCGACCTCGACATGGGCGGCGGCGGGCCCGGCGGCGAGGAGGACGACGGTGCCCGCGGCGGCGGCCGCGAGGGCCAGACGCCGCGCGGTGCCGTGCTGGACGGGGGCAGTGAACATGGGTGTCTCCGGGTCTTTCGGGGCGTGCGGTGGCACGGACGTCCGACCTGCGTCGGCCGTTCCGGCAGGGTCAGTTGGCGGGAGCGGGCCACGCCGACGGAGGACCCCGCCGTACCACCACGTCCGTGAGGAACGCGCCACCGGGCGGCGGCGGTTCCGTCCGGCGCGGGCGGCGTACCCGCGATCCGCGCCCCGACGGCAACAGTCGGCCGTCGAGCAGCGCCCGTACGGTGGCGATCCGCGCCCGTACCGCCTCGACGGCCGTGGTCAGGCCGCGCGCCAGTGACCAGCAGGCCGCGTCCGCGCGGTGCAGCAGCACGGCGACGAGTACGGCGGCCACGGCATGGAGAACCGTCATCGTGGGCGAGTGGTGCAGTCCTTCGGGCCAGGCGCCATGGGCGGGCGTTGTGTGATGCACATGCGTGGGCACGGGCGTGCCGGTGGCCGCCGCGTGGCGTGAGTGGGCGACCGACAGCCACACATGCAGTCCGGTCTGTGCCGCCGCGCTCGTCACCACCACCCCGGCAAGTGAACGCGGGCGCCGCGTGCCGACCAGTCCCACCACGAACAGCAGGACCGCCGCCGCCGTGCTCGACCGCCACGGGGCAGGCCCCTCGGCGACCAGATGATGCGCGCTGACCCCGAGCACCGTGCCGACGACCGCGAACACCGCTGCCCGGAACACGGGCAGTGGCACGGGGTGCGTCGTCGGCGTCCGGAGCATGGTCATGGCCCGCCCATCATCAACCATGGGGCGGCCGGGCAGGAGCCGGGTCTCAGGAATTTCTCAT contains these protein-coding regions:
- a CDS encoding DUF1775 domain-containing protein; the encoded protein is MFTAPVQHGTARRLALAAAAAGTVVLLAAGPAAAHVEVESDKAQALAENVEISFDAEAESDTAGIAAVRVILPKGIAPGDVTYGEGPKGWKFTTADDGYTIKGPALKAGVNAEYSVVVRQLPDVKELAFKSLQTYSDGKIDRWIELDESSEQPAPVLKLKAAAPGAKPIAPSPSETASESPSPSVTPTPTAEASEAAASPSAEATSEDDGGMSAGAWIGIGAAVVVVAGGAVLLVRRRGAAQQ